In a single window of the Scyliorhinus torazame isolate Kashiwa2021f chromosome 2, sScyTor2.1, whole genome shotgun sequence genome:
- the bmp4 gene encoding bone morphogenetic protein 4 isoform X1, which translates to MDCFHLPCFLDTMIPGNRMLMVILLCQVLLGGNASLIPEEGRKKFAEQNQAGGRRSPQNHELLREFEATLLNMFGLQRRPQPSKSAVVPQYMLDLYRLQSGDEITHDISFEYPERSTSRANTVRSFHHEEHLELMPGQREDTQLRFVFNISVVPENEVLSSAELRLYREQIDSVWSSEEDGFHRINVYEIMRAPSEKGGLISRLLDTRLVHQNRTRWESFDVSPAVLRWTMQREPNHGLAVEVIHLNETTKRRHVRISRSLHQRHAGDWSQLRPLLVTFSHDGKGHALTRRVKRSSKGQRRKKNKSHCRRHSLYVDFSDVGWNDWIVAPPGYQAFYCHGDCPFPLADHLNSTNHAIVQTLVNSVNSNIPKACCVPTELSPISMLYLDEYDKVVLKNYQEMVVEGCGCR; encoded by the exons ATGGACTGTTTTCATCTGCCTTGTTTTCT AGACACCATGATTCCTGGTAACCGAATGCTGATGGTAATTTTATTATGCCAAGTCTTACTGGGAGGTAATGCTAGTCTGATACCAGAGGAAGGGAGGAAAAAGTTCGCTGAGCAAAACCAGGCGGGTGGACGTCGCTCTCCGCAAAACCATGAACTGCTACGCGAATTCGAGGCCACTTTACTCAACATGTTCGGGCTGCAGAGGCGCCCGCAGCCCAGCAAGTCTGCGGTCGTGCCCCAGTACATGCTGGATCTCTACAGGCTGCAGTCCGGGGACGAGATCACCCACGACATTAGCTTCGAGTATCCCGAGAGATCCACGAGCCGGGCCAACACCGTGAGGAGCTTTCACCACGAAG AACACTTGGAGCTGATGCCAGGGCAGAGGGAAGACACCCAGCTTCGCTTTGTCTTTAATATCAGCGTGGTGCCCGAGAACGAGGTGCTCTCTTCTGCGGAGCTGCGGCTGTACCGGGAGCAGATCGACAGCGTTTGGAGCAGCGAGGAGGATGGGTTCCATCGCATCAACGTTTACGAGATCATGAGAGCCCCCAGCGAGAAGGGAGGGCTGATCAGCAGGCTCCTCGACACCAGGCTGGTGCACCAGAACAGGACGCGCTGGGAGAGCTTTGACGTGAGCCCGGCGGTGCTGAGGTGGACCATGCAGAGAGAGCCCAACCACGGCCTGGCCGTCGAGGTGATCCACCTGAACGAGACTACCAAGAGGCGGCACGTCCGGATTAGCAGGTCGCTGCACCAAAGGCACGCCGGCGACTGGTCCCAGCTCAGGCCTTTACTTGTAACTTTCAGCCACGACGGCAAGGGACACGCTCTCACGCGGAGGGTGAAACGGAGCAGCAAGGGGCAGAGGCGCAAGAAGAACAAATCTCACTGCAGGAGGCACTCCCTCTACGTGGATTTCAGCGACGTGGGCTGGAACGACTGGATCGTCGCGCCGCCCGGTTACCAAGCTTTTTACTGCCACGGGGACTGCCCCTTCCCACTGGCGGACCACCTGAACTCGACGAACCACGCCATCGTGCAGACACTCGTCAATTCGGTGAACTCCAACATCCCCAAGGCTTGCTGCGTCCCCAcagaactcagccccatctcaatgCTTTACTTGGACGAGTATGACAAAGTTGTGCTGAAAAACTATCAGGAGATGGTCGTGGAGGGATGTGGCTGCCGCTGA
- the bmp4 gene encoding bone morphogenetic protein 4 isoform X2: MIPGNRMLMVILLCQVLLGGNASLIPEEGRKKFAEQNQAGGRRSPQNHELLREFEATLLNMFGLQRRPQPSKSAVVPQYMLDLYRLQSGDEITHDISFEYPERSTSRANTVRSFHHEEHLELMPGQREDTQLRFVFNISVVPENEVLSSAELRLYREQIDSVWSSEEDGFHRINVYEIMRAPSEKGGLISRLLDTRLVHQNRTRWESFDVSPAVLRWTMQREPNHGLAVEVIHLNETTKRRHVRISRSLHQRHAGDWSQLRPLLVTFSHDGKGHALTRRVKRSSKGQRRKKNKSHCRRHSLYVDFSDVGWNDWIVAPPGYQAFYCHGDCPFPLADHLNSTNHAIVQTLVNSVNSNIPKACCVPTELSPISMLYLDEYDKVVLKNYQEMVVEGCGCR; the protein is encoded by the exons ATGATTCCTGGTAACCGAATGCTGATGGTAATTTTATTATGCCAAGTCTTACTGGGAGGTAATGCTAGTCTGATACCAGAGGAAGGGAGGAAAAAGTTCGCTGAGCAAAACCAGGCGGGTGGACGTCGCTCTCCGCAAAACCATGAACTGCTACGCGAATTCGAGGCCACTTTACTCAACATGTTCGGGCTGCAGAGGCGCCCGCAGCCCAGCAAGTCTGCGGTCGTGCCCCAGTACATGCTGGATCTCTACAGGCTGCAGTCCGGGGACGAGATCACCCACGACATTAGCTTCGAGTATCCCGAGAGATCCACGAGCCGGGCCAACACCGTGAGGAGCTTTCACCACGAAG AACACTTGGAGCTGATGCCAGGGCAGAGGGAAGACACCCAGCTTCGCTTTGTCTTTAATATCAGCGTGGTGCCCGAGAACGAGGTGCTCTCTTCTGCGGAGCTGCGGCTGTACCGGGAGCAGATCGACAGCGTTTGGAGCAGCGAGGAGGATGGGTTCCATCGCATCAACGTTTACGAGATCATGAGAGCCCCCAGCGAGAAGGGAGGGCTGATCAGCAGGCTCCTCGACACCAGGCTGGTGCACCAGAACAGGACGCGCTGGGAGAGCTTTGACGTGAGCCCGGCGGTGCTGAGGTGGACCATGCAGAGAGAGCCCAACCACGGCCTGGCCGTCGAGGTGATCCACCTGAACGAGACTACCAAGAGGCGGCACGTCCGGATTAGCAGGTCGCTGCACCAAAGGCACGCCGGCGACTGGTCCCAGCTCAGGCCTTTACTTGTAACTTTCAGCCACGACGGCAAGGGACACGCTCTCACGCGGAGGGTGAAACGGAGCAGCAAGGGGCAGAGGCGCAAGAAGAACAAATCTCACTGCAGGAGGCACTCCCTCTACGTGGATTTCAGCGACGTGGGCTGGAACGACTGGATCGTCGCGCCGCCCGGTTACCAAGCTTTTTACTGCCACGGGGACTGCCCCTTCCCACTGGCGGACCACCTGAACTCGACGAACCACGCCATCGTGCAGACACTCGTCAATTCGGTGAACTCCAACATCCCCAAGGCTTGCTGCGTCCCCAcagaactcagccccatctcaatgCTTTACTTGGACGAGTATGACAAAGTTGTGCTGAAAAACTATCAGGAGATGGTCGTGGAGGGATGTGGCTGCCGCTGA